A region from the Candidatus Methylomirabilota bacterium genome encodes:
- a CDS encoding glycerate kinase, which yields MTLRESARSIFVAALAAGDVRPLVSRALADIAPPDRGRVLVVGAGKASGAMAAAVEEAWGARVTEGLVAVKEGYLAPTRRVRLVEAGHPVPDERGAQAAREIRALVESAVGDDLVLVLVSGGGSALTPAPAPPITLADKQAVTRLLLAAGATINQLNAVRKHCSLLKGGQLARAAAPARVEALLLSDVVGDPLDVIASGPTTPDVSTFAEALDILDGLALRHRAPRAIVERLEQGARGEIPETPKPGDPLFARVRNTVIGNNALVVDAAVSRARGLGLAPHVLTRGFEGEAREAAGRFVELARLIQAGRGPVQAPACVIASGETTVTVRGRGAGGRCQEFALAAALAMEEMKGAVILAAGTDGTDGPTEAAGAVSDGASAARARAHGLDPAARLADNDSNPVFARLGDLVVTGPTNTNLLDLYLLVVGPAGA from the coding sequence TCCCGACCGCGGACGAGTGCTCGTCGTCGGGGCCGGGAAGGCCTCGGGCGCCATGGCCGCCGCTGTCGAGGAGGCTTGGGGCGCCCGGGTCACGGAAGGTCTCGTCGCGGTGAAGGAAGGCTACCTCGCGCCGACCCGCCGCGTCCGGCTGGTCGAGGCAGGGCATCCGGTCCCCGACGAGCGTGGGGCCCAGGCGGCGCGTGAGATCCGCGCCCTCGTCGAATCCGCCGTGGGTGACGACCTCGTGCTGGTCCTCGTATCGGGCGGCGGCTCCGCGCTGACGCCGGCGCCGGCGCCTCCGATCACGCTCGCCGACAAGCAGGCGGTGACACGCCTCCTGCTGGCAGCGGGCGCGACCATCAACCAGCTCAACGCCGTCCGGAAGCACTGCTCGCTGCTCAAGGGCGGTCAGTTGGCCCGCGCGGCGGCGCCAGCCCGCGTCGAAGCGCTGCTCCTATCCGATGTCGTGGGCGATCCGCTCGATGTCATCGCCTCCGGCCCGACGACGCCCGACGTCTCCACCTTCGCGGAGGCGCTGGATATCCTTGACGGCCTCGCGCTTCGGCACCGTGCGCCGCGCGCCATTGTGGAGCGGCTGGAGCAGGGAGCTCGCGGTGAGATCCCCGAGACGCCCAAGCCCGGCGACCCGCTCTTCGCCAGGGTCCGTAACACGGTCATCGGCAACAACGCGCTCGTGGTGGACGCAGCGGTTTCCCGGGCGCGGGGACTGGGCTTGGCACCTCACGTCCTGACGCGAGGCTTCGAAGGCGAGGCACGGGAAGCGGCCGGGCGCTTCGTCGAGCTGGCGCGGTTGATCCAGGCTGGGAGAGGCCCCGTTCAAGCGCCCGCTTGCGTGATCGCAAGCGGCGAGACGACGGTCACGGTGAGGGGGCGGGGCGCCGGCGGCCGCTGTCAGGAATTCGCCCTGGCCGCAGCGCTCGCCATGGAAGAGATGAAGGGCGCCGTCATCCTGGCGGCCGGGACCGACGGCACCGACGGGCCCACCGAGGCGGCCGGCGCCGTCTCGGACGGTGCGAGCGCCGCGCGGGCACGCGCCCACGGTCTCGATCCGGCGGCTCGGCTTGCGGACAACGACTCGAATCCAGTGTTCGCCCGGCTCGGCGACCTGGTGGTCACCGGACCGACGAATACCAACCTGCTCGACCTCTACTTGCTCGTGGTCGGCCCGGCAGGCGCCTGA